From the genome of Gracilibacillus salitolerans, one region includes:
- a CDS encoding NifU N-terminal domain-containing protein, whose amino-acid sequence MSIHVEATPNPNAMKFTSDKMIFEGNNSISVMPGQTSEHDILNELMKLEGVDNVFGFQHFITVNKKMNVEWDELTGKVEEVITKYGY is encoded by the coding sequence ATGAGTATTCATGTAGAAGCAACACCAAATCCAAATGCAATGAAATTCACTAGTGACAAAATGATTTTTGAAGGTAACAATAGTATTTCTGTTATGCCTGGTCAAACAAGTGAACATGATATTTTGAACGAACTAATGAAGCTAGAAGGTGTCGATAATGTATTTGGCTTCCAACACTTTATCACCGTTAACAAAAAAATGAATGTCGAATGGGACGAGCTTACCGGTAAAGTAGAAGAAGTAATAACAAAATATGGTTATTAA
- a CDS encoding BsuPI-related putative proteinase inhibitor yields the protein MKKYVSLISIMLIILLMACGTDTNQEDTGDSEPVNTPVDSTEEESSETEDLSSIMENLELQVAAEQQGTGIDFTFQLTNKNENTVDLMFTSGQQFEIKLYQADKIVYQYSEGQMFTQAIVEESLAPGEMKNWTESWEMSQSLDPGEYEVEMTLIPAEVNGQEIDGEPLQQTISITLEEMEADNSTDGPFRSVKAEGANGEYTVTGEVDTSVGVTYYEVEDGHNYLVEQTEIPVEGDGWQEFEINVSIAEELLPQNGAVVMLLYTEDRSEQMPVQLDVTP from the coding sequence ATGAAAAAATATGTCTCTCTCATATCTATTATGTTGATTATTTTGTTGATGGCTTGTGGGACTGATACTAATCAGGAAGATACAGGAGATTCTGAACCGGTGAATACTCCTGTTGATTCTACGGAAGAAGAATCATCTGAAACGGAGGATCTTTCATCTATTATGGAAAATTTAGAATTACAAGTCGCTGCGGAACAACAAGGTACTGGTATTGACTTTACATTTCAGTTAACCAATAAAAATGAGAATACAGTTGACTTGATGTTTACCTCTGGTCAGCAATTTGAAATTAAGTTATACCAAGCAGATAAAATAGTTTATCAATATTCTGAAGGGCAAATGTTTACGCAAGCTATAGTAGAAGAATCATTAGCACCTGGTGAAATGAAAAATTGGACAGAATCTTGGGAAATGTCGCAATCGTTGGATCCAGGTGAGTACGAAGTGGAGATGACTCTCATCCCAGCTGAGGTAAACGGACAGGAAATTGATGGTGAGCCGTTGCAACAAACCATTTCAATCACATTAGAAGAAATGGAAGCTGACAACAGTACGGATGGTCCATTTCGTTCTGTTAAAGCGGAAGGAGCAAATGGTGAATACACGGTTACAGGCGAAGTCGATACCAGTGTTGGAGTAACGTATTACGAGGTAGAGGATGGTCACAATTACTTAGTCGAACAAACAGAAATCCCTGTCGAGGGGGATGGATGGCAGGAGTTTGAAATCAATGTATCGATTGCAGAGGAACTGTTACCACAGAATGGGGCAGTTGTTATGTTACTGTATACGGAAGATCGCTCTGAACAAATGCCAGTACAGTTAGATGTAACGCCATAG
- a CDS encoding YitT family protein codes for MFLMEAKRITIVIVGAILNAIGLNFFLIGANVYASGFTGISQILATIFSDYLGVEIASTGIILFILNIPVAIIGWLMVGRGFTIYSFLSVIATSFFLEVLPIVTLSNDILLNAVFGGVIAGVGVGITLKWGASTGGSDIIAMVLSRMKDKPIGGYLMAINGMIIVVAGILNEPENALYTLVGLYVTTRVIDGIHTRHEKVTAMIVTKKADELQQAIHDTMIRGITILPVKGAYTKEDKYMLYLVITRYELYDLERIIHEVDENAFTNVIQTAGVYGFFRRND; via the coding sequence ATGTTTTTAATGGAAGCAAAACGAATAACGATTGTAATAGTTGGTGCGATACTTAACGCCATTGGTCTTAATTTTTTCTTAATTGGTGCAAATGTATATGCTAGTGGCTTTACTGGTATTTCACAAATTTTAGCTACTATTTTTTCTGATTACTTAGGAGTAGAAATTGCAAGTACCGGTATTATTCTATTTATTCTTAATATACCAGTAGCTATTATTGGTTGGTTAATGGTAGGAAGAGGCTTTACGATTTACAGTTTTCTTTCGGTTATTGCTACCTCTTTTTTCTTAGAGGTGTTACCAATTGTTACTTTGTCTAATGATATTCTGCTTAATGCTGTATTTGGTGGAGTTATTGCTGGTGTCGGTGTGGGGATTACCTTGAAATGGGGTGCTTCCACAGGTGGTTCTGATATTATCGCAATGGTATTATCTCGGATGAAGGACAAGCCAATTGGTGGTTATTTAATGGCGATTAACGGGATGATTATCGTTGTAGCAGGTATTTTAAACGAACCGGAGAACGCACTTTATACTTTGGTAGGATTATATGTAACAACTCGTGTTATCGACGGCATACATACTCGTCATGAAAAAGTAACTGCTATGATTGTAACGAAAAAAGCGGATGAGCTGCAACAAGCAATTCATGATACGATGATTCGCGGAATTACGATATTGCCGGTTAAGGGTGCTTATACAAAAGAGGATAAGTATATGTTATATTTAGTTATAACCAGATATGAGTTGTATGATTTAGAACGGATTATCCATGAAGTAGACGAGAATGCCTTTACGAATGTTATTCAGACAGCGGGTGTCTATGGATTCTTCCGACGAAATGATTGA
- a CDS encoding DegV family protein, which produces MTVKILADSACDLSSEDLHQFDIEVLPLTVQLDGEDYEDGVSISSKKVYDAMREGKAPKTAQVSPQVFKDTFEKHAKAGNQVLYLTLSSELSGTYQGAKLMEQEVKEEHPDFKLHVVDTKCASVGYGLVVLRAAELAQIGTGLDEILDVSKYHYEHMEHIFTVDDLEYLYRGGRVSKTAAFVGTLLKVKPLLHMEDGKLIPLEKVRGSKKVYKRMIEVMEERGKDLENQVVAISHGDALDTAEHIANMIREKWNVKDIKINMIGSSIGAHAGPGTIALFFLNDSPK; this is translated from the coding sequence TTGACTGTAAAAATTCTTGCAGATTCTGCTTGTGATCTTTCATCTGAAGATTTACATCAATTTGATATCGAAGTATTGCCACTGACAGTCCAACTAGATGGTGAAGATTATGAGGACGGTGTTTCGATTTCATCTAAAAAAGTATACGATGCAATGCGAGAAGGTAAAGCTCCCAAAACCGCACAAGTCAGTCCACAAGTTTTTAAAGATACCTTCGAAAAACATGCCAAGGCAGGTAACCAGGTCTTATATTTAACTTTATCATCCGAACTGTCTGGTACATATCAAGGTGCAAAATTAATGGAACAAGAAGTAAAAGAAGAGCATCCTGATTTTAAATTACATGTTGTCGATACCAAGTGTGCATCAGTAGGATATGGACTTGTTGTCCTAAGAGCTGCTGAGTTAGCTCAAATAGGAACAGGCTTGGATGAAATACTCGATGTAAGTAAGTATCACTATGAACATATGGAGCATATTTTCACTGTTGATGACTTAGAATATTTGTACCGTGGAGGTCGTGTCAGTAAAACTGCCGCTTTTGTTGGTACATTATTAAAAGTAAAGCCTTTATTACACATGGAAGATGGAAAGCTGATACCATTAGAAAAGGTCAGAGGTTCAAAAAAAGTGTACAAACGCATGATCGAAGTGATGGAAGAACGTGGTAAGGACCTAGAAAACCAAGTAGTCGCGATCAGCCATGGGGATGCACTTGATACAGCAGAACATATCGCAAACATGATCCGTGAAAAATGGAATGTCAAAGATATTAAAATTAATATGATTGGTTCTTCCATCGGTGCTCATGCTGGACCAGGTACAATCGCTCTATTTTTCTTAAATGATTCCCCAAAATAA
- a CDS encoding SDR family oxidoreductase — protein sequence MSANQKKEVLPKQHQDRQPGFEYKMTPLPVSLNENYQGSNKLKDKVAIISGGDSGIGRSVAIHFAKEGANIAIIYFDEDQDANDTKKMVEQQGRVCNLFRGDISHSDFCQDVVKKVIGEHGKIDIVVNNAAIQYPQQDFLKITDDQLEKTFRVNIFGYFYLTRAALPHLKQGSAIINTSSITAFQGNESLIDYSSTKGAITTFTKSLAKSLVSQGIRVNSVAPGPIWTPLIPATFDENQVATFGSDSEMGRPGESSEVAPAYVYLASNDASYVTGQTIHVNGGTII from the coding sequence ATGTCAGCAAATCAGAAGAAAGAAGTATTACCTAAGCAGCATCAAGATCGACAACCTGGCTTTGAATATAAGATGACTCCCCTTCCTGTTTCCTTAAATGAAAATTACCAAGGGAGTAATAAGCTAAAGGATAAAGTAGCGATCATCTCTGGTGGTGATAGTGGAATTGGCCGTTCTGTTGCAATTCATTTCGCAAAAGAAGGAGCAAATATAGCCATTATCTATTTTGATGAAGATCAAGATGCCAACGATACGAAAAAAATGGTCGAACAACAAGGTAGAGTATGTAATTTATTTCGAGGAGATATCTCTCATAGTGATTTTTGTCAGGATGTAGTAAAAAAAGTGATAGGTGAACATGGGAAAATAGATATCGTAGTAAATAATGCTGCTATTCAATATCCTCAACAGGATTTTCTCAAGATTACAGATGATCAATTAGAAAAGACGTTTCGAGTAAACATTTTTGGTTATTTTTATCTGACGAGAGCGGCACTCCCTCATTTAAAACAAGGAAGTGCAATTATAAATACTTCCTCCATTACTGCTTTTCAAGGTAATGAAAGTCTAATCGATTACTCCAGCACTAAAGGAGCGATCACGACTTTTACGAAATCACTAGCAAAATCACTGGTATCACAAGGAATTCGCGTGAATAGTGTGGCACCTGGACCAATCTGGACACCACTTATTCCAGCAACTTTTGATGAAAATCAAGTTGCCACTTTTGGATCTGATTCGGAAATGGGTCGACCAGGTGAATCATCGGAAGTTGCACCAGCATATGTCTACTTAGCAAGTAATGACGCAAGCTATGTAACAGGTCAGACGATTCATGTTAATGGTGGAACAATTATTTAA
- a CDS encoding DinB family protein has translation MLYEELSTEYYHFFSHQNNPEHTITAEHPQYGLCAFTLVDLVHHVVNHGTYHRGNISAMLHQQGERGVPTDYVYFAMK, from the coding sequence GTGTTGTATGAAGAACTTTCAACCGAGTATTACCACTTTTTTAGTCATCAAAATAATCCCGAGCACACTATCACTGCTGAGCATCCTCAATATGGTCTTTGTGCGTTCACACTTGTTGATCTAGTTCATCATGTCGTTAATCATGGAACATATCATCGTGGAAATATATCAGCGATGCTTCATCAACAAGGTGAACGAGGTGTACCAACAGATTATGTGTATTTTGCCATGAAATGA
- a CDS encoding MATE family efflux transporter, with translation MNQTETKKLSLFALTWPIFIEILLHMLMGNADTLMLSQYSDHSVAAVGVSNQVLSVVIVMFGFVAAGASILVAQNLGAEQPKTAGKIAVTSISLNLWFSLGLSIILFAFSDFILGLMDLPVELMNEASTYMNIVGGFIFVQALIMTVSAILRSYGFTKDTMFVTIGMNILNVIGNYFVIFGPFGFPVLGVEGVAYVTMLSRFIGFVILLFILAWRSERQLPFSSFFRYEKSHVKGLLQIGIPSAGEQLSYNASQMAITYFIAQMGTIAITTKVYVQNLMMFILLFSIAIGQGSQILIGHMIGAGDIESAYKRCIKSLKIAIVISTLMAIIFYSFSSQLLGIFTNDEAIIEQGMLLLLITIILEPGRAFNLVVINSLRAAGDVKFPVVIGIASMWGVSVTFAWFFGIFLDLGLLGVWIAFIADEWLRGVFMLGRWRSRIWVKKAFVTKETQSVVK, from the coding sequence ATGAATCAGACAGAGACGAAAAAATTAAGTTTGTTTGCCTTAACATGGCCCATTTTTATTGAAATTTTGTTACATATGTTAATGGGGAATGCAGATACGTTGATGTTAAGTCAGTACTCCGATCATTCGGTTGCTGCGGTTGGTGTATCCAATCAAGTATTATCTGTTGTGATTGTGATGTTTGGCTTTGTTGCTGCTGGGGCCTCGATACTCGTTGCACAAAATCTCGGGGCAGAACAGCCGAAGACAGCAGGAAAGATTGCCGTAACATCGATTAGTTTAAATTTATGGTTTTCATTAGGATTAAGTATTATTTTGTTTGCTTTCAGTGACTTTATTTTAGGTTTGATGGACTTGCCTGTAGAACTAATGAATGAAGCCTCTACTTATATGAACATCGTTGGTGGTTTTATCTTTGTTCAAGCATTGATTATGACAGTTTCGGCTATTTTACGAAGCTATGGGTTTACGAAAGATACCATGTTTGTCACGATCGGGATGAATATTTTAAATGTGATTGGTAACTATTTTGTTATTTTCGGTCCTTTTGGATTTCCGGTGCTTGGTGTCGAAGGAGTTGCCTATGTAACCATGCTTAGTCGATTTATCGGATTTGTTATCTTATTATTTATCTTAGCGTGGCGTAGTGAACGACAGCTTCCTTTCTCATCCTTTTTCCGTTATGAAAAGAGTCACGTGAAAGGGTTATTACAAATTGGCATACCTTCTGCAGGGGAACAGTTATCATATAATGCTAGTCAGATGGCAATCACCTACTTTATTGCACAGATGGGAACGATTGCGATTACAACAAAAGTATATGTGCAAAACTTAATGATGTTTATTCTCCTATTTTCCATCGCCATAGGCCAAGGTTCACAAATTCTGATCGGTCATATGATTGGCGCGGGAGATATAGAAAGTGCCTATAAACGTTGTATCAAAAGCTTGAAAATAGCCATTGTAATCAGCACATTAATGGCAATTATTTTCTATAGTTTCAGTTCGCAATTACTTGGCATTTTCACGAATGACGAAGCCATTATTGAACAAGGTATGCTCCTTTTACTCATTACGATTATTCTTGAACCTGGTCGGGCATTTAATCTTGTCGTCATTAACTCATTAAGAGCTGCTGGAGATGTTAAGTTTCCTGTTGTGATTGGGATTGCTTCGATGTGGGGAGTCAGTGTTACCTTTGCTTGGTTCTTTGGTATCTTTTTAGATTTAGGATTATTAGGTGTTTGGATCGCCTTTATTGCTGATGAATGGCTTCGAGGAGTATTTATGCTAGGAAGATGGCGGTCGCGAATTTGGGTAAAAAAAGCATTTGTTACAAAAGAAACACAATCTGTAGTGAAATAA
- a CDS encoding macrolide 2'-phosphotransferase, whose amino-acid sequence MSKTVQEVMDITRKQGLPLQEDSLEFNESGLDFQVVFAKDQEGEEWTLRIPRRPDVMPRTKVEKEALDVVNEHVSTFQAPNWSIYADDLIAYKKLDGIPAGTIDHEIQNYVWEIDINHVPTNFHKTLAIALADLHTIPLEKVAKADLIVHSPEEARQSMIERMEAVKEKFGVGEALWNRWQAWVNNDEMWPKRTGFIHGDIHAGHLLIDEDAKVTGIIDWTEVKVTDISTDFVGYYQLFGEDGLISLIDAYKEAGGYSWPLMKEHIMELSAAYPVAIAEFALVSGMEEYVETAKQALEVTDK is encoded by the coding sequence GTGAGTAAAACCGTACAAGAAGTGATGGACATAACAAGGAAGCAAGGTCTTCCATTGCAAGAGGATTCTTTAGAATTTAATGAATCAGGGCTAGATTTTCAGGTTGTATTTGCAAAAGATCAGGAAGGAGAAGAGTGGACGTTACGCATTCCGAGAAGACCAGATGTAATGCCGAGAACGAAAGTGGAGAAAGAAGCTTTAGATGTAGTGAATGAACATGTATCTACTTTTCAAGCTCCGAATTGGTCGATATATGCAGATGATTTGATTGCATATAAGAAATTAGATGGGATACCCGCTGGGACAATTGATCATGAAATTCAAAATTATGTATGGGAAATTGATATTAACCATGTACCAACTAATTTTCATAAAACATTAGCAATTGCTCTGGCAGATCTTCATACCATTCCATTAGAGAAAGTAGCAAAAGCTGACTTAATTGTACACAGCCCAGAAGAAGCGAGACAGTCTATGATCGAAAGAATGGAGGCTGTGAAGGAAAAATTCGGGGTAGGAGAAGCTTTATGGAATCGTTGGCAAGCATGGGTGAATAATGATGAAATGTGGCCAAAACGAACAGGTTTCATTCATGGAGATATCCATGCAGGTCACCTTTTAATTGATGAGGATGCCAAGGTAACTGGCATAATTGACTGGACAGAAGTAAAGGTAACAGATATATCGACTGATTTTGTAGGTTACTATCAACTTTTTGGTGAGGATGGGCTTATTTCCTTGATCGATGCTTACAAAGAAGCGGGAGGTTATAGCTGGCCATTGATGAAAGAACATATTATGGAATTAAGTGCTGCATATCCAGTAGCCATTGCTGAGTTTGCCTTAGTTTCTGGCATGGAAGAGTATGTGGAAACGGCAAAACAAGCATTAGAGGTTACTGATAAATAG
- a CDS encoding flavin reductase family protein — protein MYYGTPTLLLNTLNEDGTTNISPMSSSWALGDCIVLGIGLGGKAIENLERHKECVINLPSPNLWENVEKISSYTGKKDTPSYKQEIGFTYKKDKYESSELTPLESKTVLPTRIKECPIQMEALVKNIRIPEYNPLFAIVEAQVLHFHAEDRIIQNEIYIDPSKWSPLIYNFRHYFELGKEVGKTFRSET, from the coding sequence ATGTATTATGGGACACCAACATTACTTCTTAACACGTTGAATGAAGATGGAACAACAAACATAAGCCCAATGTCTTCGTCTTGGGCACTTGGTGACTGCATTGTACTCGGAATAGGACTTGGAGGGAAGGCTATCGAAAACTTAGAAAGACATAAAGAATGTGTTATTAATTTACCCAGTCCAAACCTTTGGGAAAATGTTGAAAAAATCTCTTCTTATACCGGAAAGAAAGATACCCCCTCTTATAAGCAAGAGATAGGATTCACTTATAAAAAAGACAAATACGAATCATCAGAGCTAACTCCCTTAGAATCAAAAACTGTTTTACCTACTCGGATAAAAGAATGTCCTATTCAAATGGAAGCATTGGTTAAAAATATTCGAATCCCTGAATATAATCCATTGTTTGCAATTGTTGAAGCACAAGTATTACATTTCCATGCAGAAGATAGAATAATACAAAATGAAATCTATATCGATCCATCAAAATGGAGTCCATTAATATATAATTTTAGGCATTACTTTGAACTAGGTAAAGAGGTAGGCAAAACATTCCGTTCAGAAACTTGA
- a CDS encoding ArsR/SmtB family transcription factor, with translation MNPNVSKIASLLSDPTRSAILLSLMDGSIHPASELASIAKVKPQTASFHLHKMLESNLINVEKHGRHRYYKLINSDVAKVIEQMLSISPNSPVTSFRESREQKAIHFARTCYDHLAGYLGVQITNSLMEQGYIKKVELNFEVTPEGSKFFQDFGINLEEQEKKRRAYARCCLDWSERQHHIAGALGNALLLQMLERKWITRVPNTRAVKVTPFGKAELQKLFNFDENNLSEES, from the coding sequence ATGAATCCTAATGTTTCTAAAATCGCTTCATTATTATCAGATCCAACTCGATCAGCTATTTTACTTAGTCTTATGGATGGAAGTATCCACCCAGCAAGTGAATTAGCTTCTATTGCAAAAGTGAAACCTCAAACTGCAAGTTTCCATTTACATAAAATGCTAGAATCTAACCTTATTAATGTGGAAAAACACGGAAGACACCGTTATTATAAGTTGATTAATAGTGATGTGGCAAAAGTGATAGAACAAATGTTAAGTATTTCGCCTAACTCTCCTGTTACTTCATTTAGAGAATCCAGAGAACAAAAGGCAATCCATTTCGCCAGAACTTGTTATGATCATTTAGCTGGTTATTTGGGTGTGCAGATTACAAATTCTCTAATGGAACAAGGTTATATAAAAAAGGTAGAGTTAAACTTTGAAGTAACACCAGAAGGCTCCAAGTTTTTTCAAGACTTTGGCATAAATCTAGAAGAACAGGAAAAGAAACGGAGAGCATATGCGCGTTGTTGTTTAGACTGGAGTGAACGACAACATCATATTGCCGGAGCGTTGGGAAATGCTTTGCTATTACAGATGCTAGAACGAAAATGGATAACACGTGTGCCCAATACACGGGCTGTTAAAGTAACTCCATTCGGGAAAGCTGAATTACAAAAACTTTTTAACTTCGACGAAAATAACCTTAGTGAAGAAAGTTAG
- a CDS encoding alpha-amylase family glycosyl hydrolase, which translates to MHYIRKVLLVMVLFLCFIPTITVMAEEQTGERIYYILVDRYVNGDSSNDIEINIDDPTAYHGGDLQGIIDRVPNLSELGITTLNLSPVMTAGSYHGFDLLDAQSVDPQFGNIAELQNLVAEVDEHDMKVILDFVLTHVADDHAWVKQQSDWVAEPSMNQLDEELPTINLENEDVQQYFLETAVYWIKSTGIDGFHVYVDEQTPPSFIEELRQRIQAEKEDAFLIVDGIEDENQIDHDFQREVVDILKQPGKSLEPLLTQEINGFHYMESALTSRFTHETVKEGFHPVTRWKLASTLLYTLPGSSFVYQGVEVPMDNGVDEPDHRMAELNKEDEEITQHLEKLAAIRQDSSALKNGDIELIAQAGAMSVYKRSAEDQTMYIAINNDTETQVASLEGISADMQLKGLLEDNIVRQQNDGTYRVILERETSNIFVLEEDTGFNWFFIAMMIVILGGFVAFIVAISVKNRKMRQE; encoded by the coding sequence ATGCACTACATAAGAAAAGTATTACTAGTTATGGTTCTATTCCTGTGTTTCATCCCAACTATAACCGTAATGGCAGAAGAACAAACAGGAGAAAGAATCTATTATATCTTAGTAGACCGATATGTAAATGGAGACAGCAGCAATGATATAGAAATTAATATTGATGATCCTACTGCATACCATGGCGGGGATTTACAAGGCATTATCGATAGAGTTCCTAATTTAAGTGAATTAGGGATAACTACACTTAATTTAAGTCCTGTCATGACGGCGGGTTCCTATCATGGTTTTGATCTTTTAGATGCGCAAAGTGTGGATCCGCAGTTTGGGAATATAGCAGAATTGCAAAATTTAGTTGCAGAAGTAGATGAACATGATATGAAAGTTATCCTAGATTTTGTTTTAACTCATGTAGCTGATGACCATGCTTGGGTAAAACAACAGTCTGATTGGGTAGCTGAACCATCTATGAATCAGTTAGATGAAGAATTGCCAACCATTAATTTAGAAAATGAAGATGTACAGCAATATTTCTTAGAAACAGCTGTTTATTGGATCAAGAGTACGGGAATTGATGGGTTCCATGTTTATGTGGATGAACAGACACCACCATCCTTTATTGAAGAACTACGTCAACGGATACAAGCAGAGAAAGAAGATGCGTTTTTAATAGTGGATGGAATAGAAGACGAGAATCAAATCGACCATGATTTTCAAAGGGAAGTGGTTGATATTCTCAAACAACCCGGAAAGTCTCTTGAGCCACTACTTACACAGGAGATAAATGGTTTCCATTACATGGAATCTGCACTTACTTCACGCTTCACGCATGAAACAGTCAAAGAAGGCTTTCATCCTGTCACAAGATGGAAACTTGCCTCTACATTGCTTTATACATTACCAGGATCTTCTTTTGTTTATCAGGGAGTAGAAGTGCCAATGGATAATGGTGTAGATGAACCAGATCACCGCATGGCTGAATTAAATAAAGAGGACGAAGAAATAACTCAGCATTTAGAAAAGTTAGCAGCTATCCGTCAAGATTCCTCTGCATTAAAGAATGGCGATATAGAACTGATAGCCCAAGCAGGTGCGATGTCTGTTTACAAGAGAAGTGCTGAGGATCAAACGATGTATATTGCGATTAATAATGACACCGAAACACAGGTTGCCTCGCTGGAAGGAATTAGTGCGGATATGCAACTAAAGGGATTGCTGGAAGATAACATTGTCAGACAACAAAATGATGGTACATATAGAGTGATTTTAGAACGTGAAACAAGTAATATCTTTGTTTTAGAAGAAGATACTGGGTTTAACTGGTTCTTTATTGCTATGATGATTGTGATTCTTGGTGGGTTCGTAGCGTTTATTGTGGCGATTAGTGTGAAGAATCGGAAAATGCGACAGGAGTAA